In Paramisgurnus dabryanus chromosome 14, PD_genome_1.1, whole genome shotgun sequence, one genomic interval encodes:
- the LOC135740758 gene encoding CSC1-like protein 2 isoform X1: protein MGIFANLACLGPGSCYGNSSIEFCFSARIRSTVLQGLPFGGVPTVLALDFMCFLVLLFVFSILRKVAWDYGRLALVTDADRQKRRFSGLEEREYVASALHSETPDRYERLTSVSSSVDFEQRDNGFCSWLTAIFRIKDEEIREKCGEDAVHYLSFQRHIIGLLVVVGVLSVGIVLPVNFSGNLLDNNAYSFGRTTIANLNSGDNLLWLHTSFAFMYLLLTVYSMRLHTSKMHYKEDDLVKRTLFINGISKYAEESHIKQHFEQAYENCVVLEARICYNVAKLMALNAERKKTERSKKFFTDLMAKEHIPTMINPKPCGHLCCCAITGCEEEEAVSYYTKLEAKLKEEYRKEKEKVNTKPLGMAFVTFQNEAMTAIILKDFNACQCQGCKCRQELRSSQFSENLHVYNWNVSYAPDPQNVRWEHLSLGGVSWWLRCFIINCILFILLFFLTTPAIIISTMDKFNVTKPVEYLNNPIVTQFFPTLLLWAFSALLPTIVYYSGFFEAHWTRSGENRTTMHKCYTFLIFMVLLLPSLGLSSLDVFFRWLFDKKFLANATIRFECVFLPDNGAFFVNYVIASAFIGNAMDLLRIPGLLMYMIRLCLARSAAERRNVKRHQAYEFQFGAAYAWMMCVFTVVMTYSITCPIIVPFGLMYMLLKHLVDRYNMYYAYLPSKLDKKIHSGAVSQVVAAPILCLFWLLFFSTVRIGFRTPTSMFTLVVLIITIVVCLSHVCFGHFKYLSAHNYKIDTKDTEVDGMENGRPARSSPSIKSQQQMYIAQVLQDPNSDETGTGSGEDDGQGSSQDEEMINGGNSLNEADFQSGEDSLIANEVHH, encoded by the exons ACAGAAGAGAAGATTCAGTGGCCTGGAGGAGCGCGAGTA CGTGGCCTCCGCTCTGCATTCTGAAACCCCGGACCGTTATGAACGGCTGACCTCCGTGTCGAGCTCAGTGGATTTCGAACAGCGAGACAAC GGTTTTTGCTCCTGGTTGACAGCCATATTCAGAATAAA AGatgaggagatccgtgagaaaTGTGGAGAAGATGCAGTTCACTATCTGTCCTTCCAGCGTCACATCATCGGTCTGTTGGTGGTGGTTGGAGTTTTGTCCGTCGGCATCGTCCTGCCAGTTAACTTCTCAGGCAACCTGCTCG ATAATAATGCATACAGCTTTGGACGCACAACAATCGCCAACTTGAATTCTGG GGATAATCTCTTGTGGTTGCACACGTCTTTTGCCTTCATGTACCTGTTGCTCACCGTCTACAGCATGAGACTCCACACGTCCAAGATGCACTATAAAGAAGATGATCTG GTAAAACGCACTTTATTCATCAACGGCATCTCTAAATATGCAGAAGAGAGTCACATCAAGCAGCACTTTGA ACAGGCTTATGAGAACTGTGTTGTTCTGGAGGCTCGGATTTGTTACAATGTGGCCAAACTAATGGCGCTGAACGCTGAGAG GAAGAAAACTGAGCGCAGTAAGAAGTTCTTTACAGATCTGATGGCAAAGGAACACATTCCCACCATGATCAACCCAAAACCCTGCGGTCATCTGTGCTGCTGTGCCATTACAGGCTGTGAAGAG GAGGAGGCTGTGAGTTATTACACTAAACTGGAGGCCAAACTGAAGGAGGAATACCGAAAGGAAAAGGAGAAGGTGAACACTAAACCTCTGGGAATGGCATTCGTCACCTTTCAGAATGAGGCCATGACTGCAAT AATACTGAAGGACTTTAATGCGTGTCAGTGTCAGGGCTGTAAGTGTCGACAGGAGCTCCGCTCATCTCAGTTCAGTGAAAATCTTCATGTATATAACTGGAATGTTAGTTATGCTCCGGACCCTCAGAACGTCCGCTG GGAGCATTTGTCTTTGGGAGGAGTTTCCTGGTGGCTACGCTGCTTCATCATCAACTGCATCCTCTTCATCCTGCTCTTCTTCCTCACCACACCTGCCATCATCATCTCCACAATGGACAAGTTCAACGTCACCAAACCTGTCGAGTATCTGAAT AACCCTATAGTCACTCAGTTTTTCCCCACCCTGTTGCTGTGGGCTTTCTCCGCCTTGTTGCCCACCATCGTCTACTATTCTGGCTTCTTTGAAGCCCACTGGACCAG GTCAGGGGAGAACAGGACCACGATGCACAAGTGCTACACGTTTCTGATCTTCATGGTTCTTCTGTTGCCATCTCTGGGTCTCAGCAG TTTGGATGTTTTCTTCCGATGGCTGTTTGACAAGAAGTTCCTGGCCAATGCCACAATCAGATTTGA ATGTGTCTTCCTTCCTGATAACGGagcattttttgtgaactaCGTCATCGCCTCTGCATTCATCGGGAATGCCATGGACCTGTTAAGAATTCCCGGTCTCCTCATGTACATGATCCGGCTGTGTCTGGCTCGCTCGGCTGCAGAACGACGCAATGTCAAACGG CATCAAGCTTATGAGTTTCAGTTCGGAGCTGCTTACGCCTGGATGATGTGCGTTTTTACTGTCGTTATGACCTACAGCATCACCTGCCCAATCATCGTCCCATTCG gaCTGATGTATATGCTCTTAAAACACCTGGTGGACAGGTACAACATGTACTACGCTTACCTGCCCTCTAAACTGGACAAGAAGATTCACTCAGGAGCTGTCAGTCAAGTGGTGGCCGCGCCCATTCTGTGTCTCTTCTGGCTGCTGTTCTTCTCCACTGTTCGcatag GGTTTAGGACCCCAACGTCCATGTTCACCCTTGTGGTTCTCATCATTACTATAGTGGTGTGTCTGTCACACGTCTGTTTTGGACACTTCAAATACCTCAGCGCACACAACTACAAG atCGACACTAAAGACACAGAAGTTGACGGAATGGAGAACGGCCGTCCTGCCAGATCTTCACCCTCCATCAAATCTCAG CAGCAGATGTACATCGCCCAAGTCTTACAGGACCCAAACTCTGATGAGACGGGGACAGGCAGCGGAGAGGACGACGGTCAGGGGTCTTCACAGGACGAGGAGATGATCAATGGTGGAAACAGCCTGAATGAAGCAGACTTTCAGTCTGGAGAAGACAGTCTCATCGCCAATGAAGTCCATCACTAA
- the LOC135740758 gene encoding CSC1-like protein 2 isoform X2 encodes MGIFANLACLGPGSCYGNSSIEFCFSARIRSTVLQGLPFGGVPTVLALDFMCFLVLLFVFSILRKVAWDYGRLALVTDADRQKRRFSGLEEREYVASALHSETPDRYERLTSVSSSVDFEQRDNGFCSWLTAIFRIKDEEIREKCGEDAVHYLSFQRHIIGLLVVVGVLSVGIVLPVNFSGNLLDNNAYSFGRTTIANLNSGDNLLWLHTSFAFMYLLLTVYSMRLHTSKMHYKEDDLVKRTLFINGISKYAEESHIKQHFEQAYENCVVLEARICYNVAKLMALNAERKKTERSKKFFTDLMAKEHIPTMINPKPCGHLCCCAITGCEEEEAVSYYTKLEAKLKEEYRKEKEKVNTKPLGMAFVTFQNEAMTAIILKDFNACQCQGCKCRQELRSSQFSENLHVYNWNVSYAPDPQNVRWEHLSLGGVSWWLRCFIINCILFILLFFLTTPAIIISTMDKFNVTKPVEYLNNPIVTQFFPTLLLWAFSALLPTIVYYSGFFEAHWTRSGENRTTMHKCYTFLIFMVLLLPSLGLSSLDVFFRWLFDKKFLANATIRFECVFLPDNGAFFVNYVIASAFIGNAMDLLRIPGLLMYMIRLCLARSAAERRNVKRHQAYEFQFGAAYAWMMCVFTVVMTYSITCPIIVPFGLMYMLLKHLVDRYNMYYAYLPSKLDKKIHSGAVSQVVAAPILCLFWLLFFSTVRIGFRTPTSMFTLVVLIITIVVCLSHVCFGHFKYLSAHNYKIDTKDTEVDGMENGRPARSSPSIKSQQMYIAQVLQDPNSDETGTGSGEDDGQGSSQDEEMINGGNSLNEADFQSGEDSLIANEVHH; translated from the exons ACAGAAGAGAAGATTCAGTGGCCTGGAGGAGCGCGAGTA CGTGGCCTCCGCTCTGCATTCTGAAACCCCGGACCGTTATGAACGGCTGACCTCCGTGTCGAGCTCAGTGGATTTCGAACAGCGAGACAAC GGTTTTTGCTCCTGGTTGACAGCCATATTCAGAATAAA AGatgaggagatccgtgagaaaTGTGGAGAAGATGCAGTTCACTATCTGTCCTTCCAGCGTCACATCATCGGTCTGTTGGTGGTGGTTGGAGTTTTGTCCGTCGGCATCGTCCTGCCAGTTAACTTCTCAGGCAACCTGCTCG ATAATAATGCATACAGCTTTGGACGCACAACAATCGCCAACTTGAATTCTGG GGATAATCTCTTGTGGTTGCACACGTCTTTTGCCTTCATGTACCTGTTGCTCACCGTCTACAGCATGAGACTCCACACGTCCAAGATGCACTATAAAGAAGATGATCTG GTAAAACGCACTTTATTCATCAACGGCATCTCTAAATATGCAGAAGAGAGTCACATCAAGCAGCACTTTGA ACAGGCTTATGAGAACTGTGTTGTTCTGGAGGCTCGGATTTGTTACAATGTGGCCAAACTAATGGCGCTGAACGCTGAGAG GAAGAAAACTGAGCGCAGTAAGAAGTTCTTTACAGATCTGATGGCAAAGGAACACATTCCCACCATGATCAACCCAAAACCCTGCGGTCATCTGTGCTGCTGTGCCATTACAGGCTGTGAAGAG GAGGAGGCTGTGAGTTATTACACTAAACTGGAGGCCAAACTGAAGGAGGAATACCGAAAGGAAAAGGAGAAGGTGAACACTAAACCTCTGGGAATGGCATTCGTCACCTTTCAGAATGAGGCCATGACTGCAAT AATACTGAAGGACTTTAATGCGTGTCAGTGTCAGGGCTGTAAGTGTCGACAGGAGCTCCGCTCATCTCAGTTCAGTGAAAATCTTCATGTATATAACTGGAATGTTAGTTATGCTCCGGACCCTCAGAACGTCCGCTG GGAGCATTTGTCTTTGGGAGGAGTTTCCTGGTGGCTACGCTGCTTCATCATCAACTGCATCCTCTTCATCCTGCTCTTCTTCCTCACCACACCTGCCATCATCATCTCCACAATGGACAAGTTCAACGTCACCAAACCTGTCGAGTATCTGAAT AACCCTATAGTCACTCAGTTTTTCCCCACCCTGTTGCTGTGGGCTTTCTCCGCCTTGTTGCCCACCATCGTCTACTATTCTGGCTTCTTTGAAGCCCACTGGACCAG GTCAGGGGAGAACAGGACCACGATGCACAAGTGCTACACGTTTCTGATCTTCATGGTTCTTCTGTTGCCATCTCTGGGTCTCAGCAG TTTGGATGTTTTCTTCCGATGGCTGTTTGACAAGAAGTTCCTGGCCAATGCCACAATCAGATTTGA ATGTGTCTTCCTTCCTGATAACGGagcattttttgtgaactaCGTCATCGCCTCTGCATTCATCGGGAATGCCATGGACCTGTTAAGAATTCCCGGTCTCCTCATGTACATGATCCGGCTGTGTCTGGCTCGCTCGGCTGCAGAACGACGCAATGTCAAACGG CATCAAGCTTATGAGTTTCAGTTCGGAGCTGCTTACGCCTGGATGATGTGCGTTTTTACTGTCGTTATGACCTACAGCATCACCTGCCCAATCATCGTCCCATTCG gaCTGATGTATATGCTCTTAAAACACCTGGTGGACAGGTACAACATGTACTACGCTTACCTGCCCTCTAAACTGGACAAGAAGATTCACTCAGGAGCTGTCAGTCAAGTGGTGGCCGCGCCCATTCTGTGTCTCTTCTGGCTGCTGTTCTTCTCCACTGTTCGcatag GGTTTAGGACCCCAACGTCCATGTTCACCCTTGTGGTTCTCATCATTACTATAGTGGTGTGTCTGTCACACGTCTGTTTTGGACACTTCAAATACCTCAGCGCACACAACTACAAG atCGACACTAAAGACACAGAAGTTGACGGAATGGAGAACGGCCGTCCTGCCAGATCTTCACCCTCCATCAAATCTCAG CAGATGTACATCGCCCAAGTCTTACAGGACCCAAACTCTGATGAGACGGGGACAGGCAGCGGAGAGGACGACGGTCAGGGGTCTTCACAGGACGAGGAGATGATCAATGGTGGAAACAGCCTGAATGAAGCAGACTTTCAGTCTGGAGAAGACAGTCTCATCGCCAATGAAGTCCATCACTAA
- the LOC135740758 gene encoding CSC1-like protein 2 isoform X3, whose translation MGIFANLACLGPGSCYGNSSIEFCFSARIRSTVLQGLPFGGVPTVLALDFMCFLVLLFVFSILRKVAWDYGRLALVTDADSVASALHSETPDRYERLTSVSSSVDFEQRDNGFCSWLTAIFRIKDEEIREKCGEDAVHYLSFQRHIIGLLVVVGVLSVGIVLPVNFSGNLLDNNAYSFGRTTIANLNSGDNLLWLHTSFAFMYLLLTVYSMRLHTSKMHYKEDDLVKRTLFINGISKYAEESHIKQHFEQAYENCVVLEARICYNVAKLMALNAERKKTERSKKFFTDLMAKEHIPTMINPKPCGHLCCCAITGCEEEEAVSYYTKLEAKLKEEYRKEKEKVNTKPLGMAFVTFQNEAMTAIILKDFNACQCQGCKCRQELRSSQFSENLHVYNWNVSYAPDPQNVRWEHLSLGGVSWWLRCFIINCILFILLFFLTTPAIIISTMDKFNVTKPVEYLNNPIVTQFFPTLLLWAFSALLPTIVYYSGFFEAHWTRSGENRTTMHKCYTFLIFMVLLLPSLGLSSLDVFFRWLFDKKFLANATIRFECVFLPDNGAFFVNYVIASAFIGNAMDLLRIPGLLMYMIRLCLARSAAERRNVKRHQAYEFQFGAAYAWMMCVFTVVMTYSITCPIIVPFGLMYMLLKHLVDRYNMYYAYLPSKLDKKIHSGAVSQVVAAPILCLFWLLFFSTVRIGFRTPTSMFTLVVLIITIVVCLSHVCFGHFKYLSAHNYKIDTKDTEVDGMENGRPARSSPSIKSQQQMYIAQVLQDPNSDETGTGSGEDDGQGSSQDEEMINGGNSLNEADFQSGEDSLIANEVHH comes from the exons CGTGGCCTCCGCTCTGCATTCTGAAACCCCGGACCGTTATGAACGGCTGACCTCCGTGTCGAGCTCAGTGGATTTCGAACAGCGAGACAAC GGTTTTTGCTCCTGGTTGACAGCCATATTCAGAATAAA AGatgaggagatccgtgagaaaTGTGGAGAAGATGCAGTTCACTATCTGTCCTTCCAGCGTCACATCATCGGTCTGTTGGTGGTGGTTGGAGTTTTGTCCGTCGGCATCGTCCTGCCAGTTAACTTCTCAGGCAACCTGCTCG ATAATAATGCATACAGCTTTGGACGCACAACAATCGCCAACTTGAATTCTGG GGATAATCTCTTGTGGTTGCACACGTCTTTTGCCTTCATGTACCTGTTGCTCACCGTCTACAGCATGAGACTCCACACGTCCAAGATGCACTATAAAGAAGATGATCTG GTAAAACGCACTTTATTCATCAACGGCATCTCTAAATATGCAGAAGAGAGTCACATCAAGCAGCACTTTGA ACAGGCTTATGAGAACTGTGTTGTTCTGGAGGCTCGGATTTGTTACAATGTGGCCAAACTAATGGCGCTGAACGCTGAGAG GAAGAAAACTGAGCGCAGTAAGAAGTTCTTTACAGATCTGATGGCAAAGGAACACATTCCCACCATGATCAACCCAAAACCCTGCGGTCATCTGTGCTGCTGTGCCATTACAGGCTGTGAAGAG GAGGAGGCTGTGAGTTATTACACTAAACTGGAGGCCAAACTGAAGGAGGAATACCGAAAGGAAAAGGAGAAGGTGAACACTAAACCTCTGGGAATGGCATTCGTCACCTTTCAGAATGAGGCCATGACTGCAAT AATACTGAAGGACTTTAATGCGTGTCAGTGTCAGGGCTGTAAGTGTCGACAGGAGCTCCGCTCATCTCAGTTCAGTGAAAATCTTCATGTATATAACTGGAATGTTAGTTATGCTCCGGACCCTCAGAACGTCCGCTG GGAGCATTTGTCTTTGGGAGGAGTTTCCTGGTGGCTACGCTGCTTCATCATCAACTGCATCCTCTTCATCCTGCTCTTCTTCCTCACCACACCTGCCATCATCATCTCCACAATGGACAAGTTCAACGTCACCAAACCTGTCGAGTATCTGAAT AACCCTATAGTCACTCAGTTTTTCCCCACCCTGTTGCTGTGGGCTTTCTCCGCCTTGTTGCCCACCATCGTCTACTATTCTGGCTTCTTTGAAGCCCACTGGACCAG GTCAGGGGAGAACAGGACCACGATGCACAAGTGCTACACGTTTCTGATCTTCATGGTTCTTCTGTTGCCATCTCTGGGTCTCAGCAG TTTGGATGTTTTCTTCCGATGGCTGTTTGACAAGAAGTTCCTGGCCAATGCCACAATCAGATTTGA ATGTGTCTTCCTTCCTGATAACGGagcattttttgtgaactaCGTCATCGCCTCTGCATTCATCGGGAATGCCATGGACCTGTTAAGAATTCCCGGTCTCCTCATGTACATGATCCGGCTGTGTCTGGCTCGCTCGGCTGCAGAACGACGCAATGTCAAACGG CATCAAGCTTATGAGTTTCAGTTCGGAGCTGCTTACGCCTGGATGATGTGCGTTTTTACTGTCGTTATGACCTACAGCATCACCTGCCCAATCATCGTCCCATTCG gaCTGATGTATATGCTCTTAAAACACCTGGTGGACAGGTACAACATGTACTACGCTTACCTGCCCTCTAAACTGGACAAGAAGATTCACTCAGGAGCTGTCAGTCAAGTGGTGGCCGCGCCCATTCTGTGTCTCTTCTGGCTGCTGTTCTTCTCCACTGTTCGcatag GGTTTAGGACCCCAACGTCCATGTTCACCCTTGTGGTTCTCATCATTACTATAGTGGTGTGTCTGTCACACGTCTGTTTTGGACACTTCAAATACCTCAGCGCACACAACTACAAG atCGACACTAAAGACACAGAAGTTGACGGAATGGAGAACGGCCGTCCTGCCAGATCTTCACCCTCCATCAAATCTCAG CAGCAGATGTACATCGCCCAAGTCTTACAGGACCCAAACTCTGATGAGACGGGGACAGGCAGCGGAGAGGACGACGGTCAGGGGTCTTCACAGGACGAGGAGATGATCAATGGTGGAAACAGCCTGAATGAAGCAGACTTTCAGTCTGGAGAAGACAGTCTCATCGCCAATGAAGTCCATCACTAA